In one window of Williamwhitmania taraxaci DNA:
- the rpsG gene encoding 30S ribosomal protein S7, which produces MRKAKPKKRILLPDPKFGDSLVTRFVNNLMYEGKKSTALSVFYDAIDMVAVKMKDSEKSPLEIWKKALENITPQVEVKSRRVGGATFQVPREVRTDRKISISIKNMILYARKRSGKSMADKLANEIVAGYNNEGGAYKRKEDVHKMAEANKAFAHFRF; this is translated from the coding sequence ATGAGAAAGGCAAAACCAAAAAAAAGAATTCTTCTGCCAGACCCTAAGTTTGGTGATTCTTTGGTTACCCGTTTCGTAAACAACCTGATGTATGAAGGCAAAAAGAGTACTGCTTTGTCAGTATTCTATGATGCCATCGACATGGTTGCGGTGAAGATGAAAGACTCCGAGAAGAGTCCGCTGGAAATCTGGAAGAAAGCATTGGAGAACATTACTCCTCAGGTTGAAGTAAAGAGCCGCCGTGTAGGTGGTGCTACTTTCCAAGTTCCTAGAGAAGTACGTACGGACCGAAAAATTTCGATCAGCATTAAGAATATGATCTTATATGCGCGTAAACGATCGGGAAAATCTATGGCCGACAAACTAGCTAATGAAATTGTAGCTGGTTATAACAATGAAGGCGGTGCATACAAGAGAAAAGAGGACGTGCACAAGATGGCTGAAGCCAACAAGGCTTTCGCTCACTTCAGGTTCTAG
- the fusA gene encoding elongation factor G — protein MSKDLNFTRNIGIMAHIDAGKTTISERILFYTGKTHKIGEVHDGAATMDWMVQEQERGITITSAATTTFWIYNDQTYKINLIDTPGHVDFTVEVERSLRVLDGAVAVFCAVGGVEPQSETVWRQADKYKVPRMAFVNKMDRAGADFFSVVSQIKDKLGAVPVPLHIPIGAEEKFRGTVDLILNKAVIYYDDDKVKVNYNYEDVPADMLEEVAEWRAKLVESVAEYNDALLEKFFEDPNSITEAELVDAIRKATIDMKIVPVLCGTAFKNKGVQKLLDAVIEFLPTPLDVESITGVNPETGEEVVRHPSVKDPFTALAFKIATDPFVGRLAFMRIYSGKLESGSYIYNTRTSKKERISRLYQMHANKQNPMEVIEAGDICAAVGFKDIRTGDTLCDEKYPITLESMTFPEPVIGLAIEPKTQKDLDKLGIALGKLSEEDPTFKIHTDHDSGQTIISGMGELHLEIIVDRLRREFNVEISQGAPQVNYKEALKGKADHRETFKKQSGGKGKFADIIVSIGAADEGVTGLQFVDELKGGNIPKEFVPSIKKGFESSMKNGVLAGYPIDSMKVTLKDGSFHAVDSDALSFEICARYAFRHAAIKANPILMEPVMAVEVVTPEENMGDVIGDFNKRRGQITGMESRGGARVVKAKVPLSEMFGYVTVLRTISSGRATSTMEFSHFDEVSSNLSKEIMEKAKGNIKEIE, from the coding sequence ATGAGTAAGGATCTTAATTTTACTAGAAATATAGGTATTATGGCTCACATCGATGCTGGTAAAACTACCATATCGGAGCGTATCCTATTTTATACTGGTAAAACTCACAAGATAGGAGAGGTTCACGATGGAGCCGCTACTATGGACTGGATGGTACAGGAGCAAGAGCGTGGTATCACCATTACCTCTGCTGCTACTACCACTTTCTGGATTTACAACGATCAGACCTACAAAATCAACCTAATTGACACCCCAGGACACGTTGACTTTACCGTAGAAGTGGAGCGCTCGCTTCGCGTTCTCGATGGTGCTGTTGCCGTGTTTTGTGCCGTTGGTGGCGTTGAGCCCCAGTCGGAAACCGTATGGAGACAAGCCGATAAGTATAAGGTGCCCCGTATGGCTTTTGTTAATAAGATGGATCGTGCCGGTGCCGATTTCTTTTCTGTGGTTTCACAGATTAAGGATAAGCTGGGTGCTGTTCCTGTTCCCCTTCACATTCCTATTGGCGCCGAAGAGAAGTTCCGCGGAACTGTCGATCTTATTTTGAATAAGGCCGTAATCTACTACGACGACGATAAGGTTAAGGTAAACTACAACTACGAGGACGTTCCTGCAGATATGCTCGAAGAGGTTGCTGAGTGGAGAGCCAAGTTGGTGGAATCGGTTGCAGAATACAACGATGCCCTTTTAGAGAAATTCTTCGAAGACCCGAACTCAATTACCGAGGCCGAGTTAGTTGATGCTATCCGTAAGGCTACCATCGACATGAAGATTGTTCCTGTTCTTTGCGGAACCGCATTTAAGAACAAGGGCGTTCAAAAACTCCTTGATGCCGTTATCGAATTTCTTCCAACCCCGCTTGATGTGGAATCCATTACAGGTGTTAATCCTGAAACTGGTGAGGAAGTTGTTCGTCATCCTAGCGTTAAAGATCCTTTCACCGCTCTTGCGTTTAAAATTGCTACCGACCCATTCGTAGGCCGTCTAGCATTTATGCGTATTTATAGTGGTAAACTGGAGTCTGGATCATATATCTACAACACCCGCACAAGCAAGAAAGAGCGTATTTCGCGCCTTTACCAAATGCACGCCAACAAGCAAAACCCAATGGAGGTTATTGAAGCTGGTGATATTTGTGCTGCAGTAGGTTTTAAAGATATTCGCACAGGTGATACCCTATGCGATGAGAAATATCCTATTACTCTTGAATCGATGACCTTTCCCGAGCCCGTTATTGGACTCGCTATTGAGCCTAAAACTCAAAAGGACCTCGACAAGTTGGGTATTGCTCTTGGTAAACTTTCCGAAGAGGATCCTACTTTCAAAATACACACCGATCATGATAGTGGACAAACCATTATTAGCGGTATGGGTGAGTTACACCTTGAAATTATCGTAGACCGTTTGCGTCGCGAGTTCAACGTGGAAATTAGCCAAGGTGCACCACAGGTTAACTATAAAGAAGCACTTAAGGGCAAAGCCGATCACCGTGAAACGTTCAAGAAACAATCGGGTGGTAAGGGTAAGTTCGCTGATATTATTGTTTCCATTGGTGCTGCCGATGAAGGAGTTACTGGACTTCAGTTCGTTGACGAACTTAAGGGTGGTAATATTCCTAAAGAATTTGTGCCCTCTATTAAGAAGGGTTTCGAGTCTTCAATGAAGAACGGTGTACTTGCAGGTTATCCTATCGATAGCATGAAGGTTACTCTTAAGGATGGTAGTTTCCACGCAGTGGACTCTGATGCACTTTCGTTCGAAATTTGTGCTCGTTATGCCTTCCGTCACGCTGCTATCAAAGCCAATCCAATTCTTATGGAGCCGGTTATGGCAGTAGAAGTAGTTACCCCTGAGGAAAATATGGGTGATGTTATCGGCGACTTCAACAAGCGTCGTGGACAGATCACTGGTATGGAATCTCGTGGTGGTGCTCGCGTGGTAAAGGCTAAAGTTCCGCTATCCGAAATGTTCGGATATGTAACCGTTCTTCGTACAATCTCCTCAGGTAGGGCAACTAGCACGATGGAATTCTCTCATTTCGATGAGGTTTCATCTAACCTTTCTAAGGAAATCATGGAGAAGGCAAAGGGAAATATTAAGGAAATAGAATAA
- the rpsJ gene encoding 30S ribosomal protein S10, translating to MSQKIRIKLKSYDHSLVDKSAEKIVKTVKATGAVVSGPIPLPTHKKIFTVNRATFVNKKSREQFELSTYKRLLDIYSSTPKTIDALMKLELPSGVEVEIKV from the coding sequence ATGAGCCAGAAAATCAGAATTAAGCTTAAATCTTATGACCATAGCTTGGTAGATAAGTCGGCAGAAAAGATAGTAAAAACGGTGAAGGCAACTGGAGCAGTAGTAAGTGGACCTATTCCACTGCCTACTCACAAGAAAATCTTCACAGTGAATCGTGCAACCTTCGTGAACAAGAAGTCGCGCGAGCAGTTTGAGCTATCTACCTATAAAAGGTTGCTCGACATCTACAGCTCTACTCCTAAGACAATTGATGCGCTAATGAAGCTTGAGCTTCCTAGCGGAGTAGAAGTGGAAATCAAGGTTTGA
- the rplC gene encoding 50S ribosomal protein L3, producing MPGIIGKKIGMTSVFGADGKNIPCTVIEAGPCVVTQVKSVETDGYTALQLAYDEKKEKRTNKSLLGHFKKADTTPKRKLVEFQSFKDGRKLGDVITVADILKEGDWVDVTGISKGKGFQGVVKRYGFAGVGGATHGQHNRLRAPGSLGASSWPSRVFPGKRLPGRMGGDQVKVLNLKVLKVIPENNLLLVKGSIPGAKGSYLIIEE from the coding sequence ATGCCAGGAATTATTGGAAAAAAAATCGGAATGACTTCCGTGTTCGGTGCTGATGGTAAAAACATACCATGCACCGTTATTGAGGCTGGTCCTTGCGTAGTTACGCAGGTTAAAAGTGTAGAAACCGATGGGTATACTGCACTGCAACTTGCCTATGACGAAAAGAAAGAAAAGCGGACCAACAAGAGCCTTTTAGGTCACTTCAAGAAGGCCGACACTACCCCTAAGCGCAAGCTTGTGGAGTTCCAATCTTTTAAAGATGGACGCAAACTCGGTGATGTTATCACTGTTGCGGATATCCTAAAAGAAGGAGACTGGGTAGATGTTACCGGTATCTCTAAAGGAAAGGGATTTCAAGGAGTTGTGAAACGCTACGGCTTTGCCGGAGTTGGTGGAGCAACCCACGGACAACACAACCGTTTGAGAGCTCCTGGTTCTTTGGGTGCATCGTCTTGGCCATCACGCGTGTTTCCAGGGAAGAGACTTCCAGGACGCATGGGTGGAGATCAAGTAAAGGTGCTTAACCTTAAAGTTCTTAAGGTTATCCCAGAAAACAACCTACTGTTAGTTAAGGGATCTATTCCCGGTGCAAAGGGTTCTTACTTAATTATTGAGGAGTAA
- the rplD gene encoding 50S ribosomal protein L4: MELAVLNIEGKDTGRKVVLEDFIFGIEPNDHAIYLDVKQYLANKRQGTHKSKQRNEVSGSTRKIKKQKGTGTARAGSIKSPLFRGGGRVFGPVPRDYSFKLNKKVKQLARKSALTYMAQKNQIVVVEEFILDAPKTKEFIKIRTNLKVDNRKCTFVLPEVNSNVVLSARNIADAKVMLASQLNTYEIMNAGNLVISEGSVGAINRLFGFL; this comes from the coding sequence ATGGAATTAGCAGTATTAAATATCGAGGGTAAGGATACCGGAAGAAAGGTAGTGCTCGAAGATTTTATCTTTGGCATCGAACCCAACGATCATGCTATTTACCTCGACGTAAAGCAATACCTAGCTAACAAGCGACAAGGTACTCACAAGTCGAAGCAGAGAAACGAGGTTTCCGGTAGCACTAGGAAAATTAAAAAGCAAAAAGGTACAGGTACTGCCCGTGCCGGTAGCATTAAATCGCCCCTTTTCAGAGGCGGTGGACGTGTTTTCGGTCCAGTTCCTAGAGACTATAGCTTTAAGCTCAACAAGAAGGTAAAACAGTTGGCTCGTAAGAGTGCCCTTACCTACATGGCTCAGAAGAACCAGATTGTTGTTGTAGAAGAATTTATCTTGGACGCTCCTAAAACTAAGGAGTTTATCAAGATCAGAACCAACCTCAAGGTTGACAATCGCAAATGTACATTTGTGTTGCCTGAGGTGAATTCTAATGTTGTTCTTTCTGCCCGCAACATCGCTGATGCTAAGGTAATGTTGGCTTCCCAACTCAACACCTACGAAATTATGAACGCTGGTAACCTTGTTATTTCAGAAGGTTCGGTAGGCGCGATAAACAGATTGTTTGGTTTTTTGTAA
- the rplW gene encoding 50S ribosomal protein L23 codes for MEILIKPIVTEKMTIQGEKLNRYGFVVEKTANKLQIKQAVEEMYSVTVSDVNTMRYGGKVKSRFTKAGYLVGRTNSFKKAIITLKEGDKIDFYSNI; via the coding sequence ATGGAAATCTTAATTAAGCCAATTGTAACCGAGAAAATGACGATTCAGGGCGAAAAGTTGAATCGTTACGGTTTTGTAGTCGAGAAGACTGCCAACAAGCTGCAGATTAAGCAAGCGGTTGAGGAAATGTACTCAGTTACAGTGTCCGACGTTAACACCATGCGCTATGGCGGCAAAGTAAAGTCACGCTTTACTAAAGCCGGCTACCTTGTAGGACGCACAAACTCCTTCAAGAAAGCAATCATAACGTTGAAAGAAGGTGATAAAATTGATTTTTATAGCAACATCTAA
- the rplB gene encoding 50S ribosomal protein L2: MAVKKFRPITPGQRHKIISTFDTITTNKPEKSLLVATKRSGGRNNSGKMTMRYIGGGHKKMYRLIDFQRNVDGQPATVKTIEYDPNRSARIALVVYANGEKSYILAPQGLQVGQTILSGTGVAPEVGNTLYLSELPLGTVIHNIELRPGQGGIMARSAGSYAQLLAREGKYAVIKLPSGEIRMILVTCRATVGSVSNPDHALERSGKAGRSRWLGRRPRVRGVVMNPVDHPMGGGEGRSSGGHPRSRKGLLAKGLKTRNKKKDTNKFIIEKRKK; the protein is encoded by the coding sequence ATGGCTGTAAAGAAATTTAGACCGATAACTCCTGGTCAGAGACATAAGATCATTAGCACATTCGATACAATTACAACTAACAAGCCTGAAAAGTCTTTGTTGGTAGCTACCAAGCGGTCGGGCGGACGTAATAACTCCGGTAAGATGACCATGCGCTATATTGGTGGTGGACACAAGAAAATGTATCGTCTTATTGACTTCCAACGTAATGTTGATGGTCAACCTGCTACTGTAAAAACTATCGAGTACGATCCAAACCGCAGCGCACGTATCGCGCTTGTTGTTTATGCCAATGGCGAAAAGAGCTATATTCTTGCACCTCAAGGGTTGCAAGTTGGACAAACCATTTTGTCTGGAACAGGTGTAGCTCCTGAAGTTGGTAACACTCTCTATCTATCCGAATTACCGCTTGGAACTGTAATTCACAACATCGAACTTCGTCCTGGACAAGGTGGAATTATGGCCCGCAGCGCAGGTAGCTATGCACAGCTTCTTGCACGCGAAGGTAAGTATGCAGTAATTAAACTTCCATCGGGCGAAATCCGTATGATTTTGGTTACTTGCCGCGCTACCGTTGGCTCTGTTTCTAACCCTGACCACGCTCTCGAGCGCTCAGGAAAGGCTGGTAGATCTCGTTGGTTAGGTCGCCGTCCAAGAGTACGTGGTGTTGTTATGAACCCTGTTGATCACCCAATGGGTGGTGGTGAAGGCCGCTCTTCTGGAGGTCACCCACGTTCACGTAAGGGTCTACTTGCTAAGGGTCTTAAGACTCGTAACAAGAAAAAGGACACCAACAAGTTCATTATCGAAAAACGGAAAAAATAA
- the rpsS gene encoding 30S ribosomal protein S19 — protein MSRSLKKGPYIAFKLEKKVLTLNESSKKAIVKTWSRASMISPDFVGHTIAVHNGNKFIPVYITENMVGHKLGEFAPTRTFRGHSGNKKK, from the coding sequence ATGAGCAGATCACTTAAAAAAGGTCCTTATATAGCATTTAAGCTGGAGAAGAAGGTTCTTACCTTGAACGAAAGCAGCAAGAAGGCAATTGTGAAAACATGGTCACGTGCCAGTATGATTTCCCCAGATTTTGTGGGTCATACCATTGCAGTTCATAACGGGAACAAGTTCATTCCAGTTTACATTACCGAGAACATGGTAGGTCACAAGCTGGGAGAGTTTGCCCCAACCCGCACCTTCAGAGGACATTCAGGTAATAAGAAGAAATAA
- the rplV gene encoding 50S ribosomal protein L22, giving the protein MGARKRLRAEKDKAERKEKAGAILRNCPSSPRKMRLVVDLVRGIEVNKALAILRYSTKEASRKVEKLVLSAMANWEAKNDGVRIEDSNVYVKEIFVDGGKMLKRIRTAPQGRAHRIRKRSNHVTVVLGSKNANDTEAK; this is encoded by the coding sequence ATGGGTGCAAGAAAAAGATTAAGAGCAGAGAAAGATAAAGCGGAGAGAAAAGAGAAGGCAGGCGCAATTTTGCGGAACTGCCCCAGCTCTCCCCGGAAGATGCGATTAGTGGTAGATTTAGTTCGCGGCATCGAAGTTAACAAGGCATTAGCCATTCTTCGTTACAGCACTAAAGAGGCCTCACGTAAAGTTGAAAAGCTTGTATTGTCGGCTATGGCCAACTGGGAAGCAAAAAACGACGGCGTGCGCATTGAGGATAGCAATGTTTACGTAAAGGAGATCTTTGTAGACGGCGGAAAAATGTTGAAGAGAATCAGAACCGCTCCTCAGGGACGCGCTCATCGCATCCGCAAGAGATCTAACCATGTTACGGTTGTACTAGGTAGTAAAAATGCTAACGACACTGAAGCAAAATAA
- the rpsC gene encoding 30S ribosomal protein S3 has translation MGQKVNPIANRLGIIRGWDSNWYGGKNFSQKLVEDYKIREYLNARLAKASLSKVVIERTLKLITVTVYTARPGIIIGKGGQEVDKLKEELKKITKKEVQINIFEVKRPEIDATIVANNIARQIEGRISYRRAIKMSIASTMRMGAEGIKVGIAGRLGGAEMARTETIKEGRIPLHTFRADIDYALAEAVTKVGVIGIKVWICTGEVYGKRDLAPNVVANNQQSGPSSPRNYPDNNNRPRGGGGAGGAGARKKRSK, from the coding sequence ATGGGACAAAAAGTTAATCCAATAGCAAACAGGCTTGGAATCATCCGTGGATGGGATTCAAACTGGTACGGTGGAAAAAATTTCTCCCAGAAGCTTGTTGAAGATTACAAGATTCGCGAGTATCTAAACGCGCGTCTTGCTAAAGCAAGCCTCTCGAAAGTGGTTATTGAAAGAACCCTGAAACTTATCACCGTAACTGTTTACACTGCTCGTCCAGGTATTATCATTGGAAAAGGCGGTCAGGAAGTTGATAAGCTCAAGGAAGAGTTGAAGAAGATTACCAAAAAGGAAGTCCAAATCAACATCTTTGAGGTGAAGCGTCCTGAAATTGATGCCACCATTGTAGCCAATAACATCGCTCGCCAAATTGAGGGACGTATCTCTTACCGCCGGGCCATCAAAATGTCAATTGCTTCTACCATGAGAATGGGCGCAGAGGGTATTAAGGTGGGTATTGCTGGTCGTTTGGGTGGTGCTGAAATGGCTCGTACCGAAACTATTAAGGAAGGAAGAATTCCACTTCACACCTTCCGTGCTGATATCGATTACGCTTTAGCCGAAGCCGTTACCAAGGTGGGTGTAATCGGAATTAAAGTTTGGATTTGCACCGGTGAGGTTTACGGAAAGCGCGATTTGGCGCCTAACGTAGTGGCCAACAACCAGCAAAGCGGACCATCTTCTCCAAGAAATTACCCAGATAACAACAACCGTCCTCGTGGTGGTGGTGGTGCTGGTGGTGCTGGAGCAAGAAAAAAAAGAAGCAAATAG
- the rplP gene encoding 50S ribosomal protein L16 — MLQPKKTKYRRMQKGRMKGVAQRGNQLAFGSFGIKGLEDAWITGRQIEAARQAVVRFMKREGQIWIRIFPDKPITKKPAEVRMGKGKGAPEGFVAPITAGRILIEADGVSLEIAKEALRLGAQKLPIATKLVIRRDYTE; from the coding sequence ATGTTACAGCCTAAGAAGACCAAGTATAGAAGGATGCAAAAGGGCCGCATGAAAGGTGTTGCCCAGAGAGGAAATCAGTTGGCATTTGGCTCTTTCGGAATTAAAGGACTCGAGGATGCCTGGATCACTGGTCGTCAAATCGAAGCTGCCCGTCAAGCGGTAGTTCGTTTTATGAAACGTGAAGGTCAGATCTGGATCCGGATTTTCCCCGACAAGCCTATTACCAAAAAACCTGCCGAAGTTCGTATGGGTAAAGGTAAAGGTGCCCCTGAAGGATTTGTTGCTCCCATCACGGCGGGCCGCATCCTGATCGAAGCAGATGGAGTTTCATTGGAAATTGCAAAAGAGGCACTTCGCCTTGGAGCACAAAAACTTCCAATAGCTACTAAGCTCGTTATTAGACGTGATTACACCGAATAA
- the rpmC gene encoding 50S ribosomal protein L29 — MKNSEIRELTVREIEERIDVERGELHRLHMNHSVSPLDNPIKLREHRKTIARMLTELTKRSNQEKK, encoded by the coding sequence ATGAAGAATTCAGAGATAAGAGAGTTGACCGTCAGGGAAATAGAGGAAAGAATTGACGTAGAGCGCGGTGAACTTCACCGCCTCCACATGAACCATAGCGTTTCGCCTCTTGACAACCCTATTAAGCTGCGTGAGCACCGCAAAACAATTGCGAGAATGCTTACTGAGCTGACTAAGAGATCTAATCAAGAGAAAAAGTAA
- the rpsQ gene encoding 30S ribosomal protein S17, whose protein sequence is METRNLRKERVGVVMSNKMEKSIVVAVKRKVKHPIYGKYVNKTTKFVAHDDKNECSIGDTVSIMETRPLSKTKRWRLVEILEKVK, encoded by the coding sequence ATGGAAACGAGAAATCTTCGCAAAGAAAGAGTCGGCGTGGTAATGAGCAACAAAATGGAAAAATCCATCGTTGTTGCCGTTAAACGTAAAGTTAAACACCCGATCTATGGTAAATATGTCAATAAAACCACTAAATTTGTGGCCCACGACGATAAAAACGAGTGCAGCATAGGCGACACCGTTAGTATTATGGAAACCAGACCTTTGAGTAAAACAAAGCGCTGGAGACTAGTTGAAATTTTAGAGAAAGTTAAGTAG
- the rplN gene encoding 50S ribosomal protein L14 has protein sequence MIQQESRLSVADNSGAKEVLCIRVLGGTGKKYASIGDKIVVAVKSAISTGDVKKGIVTKAVIVRTSKEIRRSDGSYIRFDDNACVLLNAQGEIRGTRIFGPVARELRDKYMKIVSLAPEVL, from the coding sequence ATGATCCAGCAAGAAAGCAGATTATCTGTAGCAGACAACAGCGGAGCAAAGGAAGTGCTCTGCATCCGTGTGCTCGGAGGCACAGGGAAAAAGTATGCAAGCATTGGCGATAAAATTGTTGTTGCCGTTAAAAGTGCTATTTCTACTGGCGATGTTAAGAAGGGAATTGTAACCAAGGCGGTAATTGTAAGAACTAGCAAAGAAATCCGTCGCTCTGATGGTTCTTATATTCGCTTCGACGACAACGCTTGCGTTCTCTTAAACGCCCAAGGCGAAATCCGCGGAACTCGTATTTTCGGCCCTGTGGCTCGCGAACTTCGTGATAAATACATGAAAATAGTTTCGCTTGCACCCGAAGTGCTTTAA
- the rplX gene encoding 50S ribosomal protein L24, producing the protein MQRKLHIKKGDVVFVNAGDDKGKQGKVLEVFPSEERAIVESINMVTKHTKPNAKSPQGGIVKQEAPIHISNLNVLDPATGKPTRIGRRYNEKEKLVRFAKKSGEEIK; encoded by the coding sequence ATGCAAAGGAAGTTACACATAAAAAAAGGGGACGTCGTTTTTGTTAACGCTGGCGACGATAAAGGTAAGCAAGGTAAAGTGCTTGAAGTTTTTCCAAGCGAAGAGCGCGCCATTGTTGAAAGTATCAACATGGTTACCAAGCATACCAAGCCCAACGCCAAGAGCCCTCAAGGTGGTATTGTAAAGCAGGAAGCCCCCATTCATATTTCTAATTTGAATGTGCTCGATCCCGCCACCGGAAAACCTACCCGTATTGGACGTAGGTACAACGAAAAGGAAAAATTAGTGCGTTTCGCTAAAAAATCTGGGGAGGAAATTAAGTAA
- the rplE gene encoding 50S ribosomal protein L5, producing MEYTPTLRTKYREEIVPALMKEFGYKSIMQVPKISKIVINQGVGQAVADKKLIDIALQELTTITGQKAIATYSKKDISNFKLRKGMPIGVKVTLRKERMYEFLERLIAVSLPRIRDFKGVEEKFDGRGNYSLGIREQIIFPEMDIDKVTKILGMEICFVTSAESDEEGFALLREFGIPFKNIKKN from the coding sequence ATGGAATACACACCTACCTTAAGAACTAAGTACCGGGAAGAGATTGTTCCTGCTCTTATGAAAGAGTTTGGATACAAGAGCATTATGCAGGTGCCTAAAATCAGCAAGATTGTTATCAACCAAGGCGTAGGCCAAGCGGTTGCCGACAAGAAACTGATCGACATCGCTCTCCAAGAATTAACTACAATAACCGGTCAAAAGGCTATTGCTACCTATTCTAAGAAGGATATCTCTAACTTTAAACTCCGCAAAGGCATGCCTATTGGGGTTAAGGTTACTCTCCGTAAAGAACGTATGTATGAGTTCCTCGAAAGGCTTATTGCCGTTTCGTTGCCTCGTATTCGTGACTTTAAGGGCGTAGAAGAGAAATTTGACGGTAGAGGTAATTACTCTCTCGGCATTCGTGAGCAAATCATTTTTCCAGAAATGGACATCGACAAAGTCACTAAGATTTTGGGTATGGAGATTTGCTTCGTAACTTCTGCAGAGTCAGACGAAGAGGGTTTCGCACTACTTCGTGAGTTCGGTATTCCTTTTAAAAACATCAAAAAGAACTAG
- the rpsN gene encoding 30S ribosomal protein S14, giving the protein MAKESMKAREVKRLKLVEKFAEKRAKLKADGDYVGLSMLPKNSSPVRLHNRCKITGRPKGYMRLFGVSRIQFREMASNGLIPGIKKASW; this is encoded by the coding sequence ATGGCAAAAGAATCAATGAAGGCTCGCGAGGTGAAACGCCTCAAGCTTGTTGAGAAGTTCGCTGAGAAGCGGGCTAAGCTTAAAGCCGACGGTGACTATGTTGGTCTAAGCATGCTCCCTAAAAATTCGAGCCCAGTACGTTTGCACAATCGTTGCAAAATTACTGGTCGTCCTAAGGGATACATGCGACTTTTTGGCGTAAGCAGAATTCAATTCAGAGAAATGGCTTCTAATGGCCTTATTCCCGGAATTAAGAAGGCAAGTTGGTAA
- the rpsH gene encoding 30S ribosomal protein S8: MTDPIADFLTRIRNAVSANHKVVEIPASNMKKELTRILFEKGYILSYKFVEEGPQGYIKIALKYHPESKKPAIKHIERVSSPGLRQYAGVDKMPRVLNGLGIAIISTSHGVITDKEARTLKVGGEVICYVY, encoded by the coding sequence ATGACTGATCCTATCGCAGATTTTTTAACCCGTATTCGCAACGCTGTAAGCGCTAACCACAAAGTGGTGGAGATTCCTGCTTCTAACATGAAGAAGGAACTTACGCGAATTCTTTTTGAAAAGGGTTATATTCTAAGCTATAAGTTTGTTGAGGAAGGTCCACAAGGTTACATCAAAATCGCCTTGAAGTACCATCCGGAATCCAAGAAACCGGCTATTAAACACATTGAGCGCGTCTCTTCTCCTGGTTTACGTCAGTATGCCGGTGTAGATAAAATGCCACGCGTACTCAATGGTCTTGGTATCGCTATCATCTCTACGTCTCATGGTGTTATTACCGATAAGGAAGCCAGAACGTTGAAAGTTGGTGGTGAAGTTATTTGTTACGTTTACTAA
- the rplF gene encoding 50S ribosomal protein L6 — protein sequence MSRIGKQPVNLPQGVTVKVAAGNVVSVKGPLGELKQKVDRDITVTVEGNVLHVTRPTEQPRHRSMHGLYRALIHNMVVGVSEGFTVKQELVGVGYKAEAKEGVLELALGFSHEIHLKMPAEVKVEAKTEKRGNPIVTLTSYDKQLLGMVAAKIRSLRKPEPYKGKGIRFVGEVVRKKAGKSAGVK from the coding sequence ATGTCGCGAATTGGAAAACAACCTGTAAACTTACCACAAGGCGTAACCGTTAAGGTTGCTGCTGGTAATGTGGTTAGCGTAAAAGGCCCACTCGGTGAGTTAAAACAGAAGGTTGATAGGGATATCACCGTTACCGTAGAGGGAAATGTACTACATGTTACCCGCCCCACAGAACAACCTCGCCATAGGTCGATGCACGGCCTATACAGAGCGTTGATCCACAACATGGTTGTGGGGGTTTCTGAAGGTTTTACTGTAAAGCAAGAACTCGTTGGTGTCGGTTACAAAGCCGAAGCTAAAGAAGGCGTTCTCGAACTTGCCTTAGGGTTCTCGCACGAAATTCACTTGAAAATGCCCGCCGAAGTAAAGGTGGAGGCTAAGACGGAGAAACGTGGTAACCCTATTGTTACTCTTACTTCGTACGATAAGCAACTCCTCGGAATGGTGGCTGCTAAGATTCGGTCGCTACGTAAGCCTGAACCATACAAAGGAAAAGGTATTCGTTTCGTGGGTGAAGTGGTTCGTAAGAAGGCTGGTAAGTCGGCTGGTGTTAAATAA